Below is a window of Flavobacterium sp. CFS9 DNA.
GATCCTCCGAAAGAAATTCCTTTTCCGGTTAAAACTCCCGTAAATTCATTTCTTAATCTTTTGTATTGACCAAACATATATCCTACTTCTCTACCACCTACTCCGATATCTCCGGCAGGAACGTCAGTATCAGCTCCGATATGTTTTGAAAGTTCCGTCATAAAACTTTGACAGAATTTCATGATTTCATTATCTGATTTTCCTTTTGGATCAAAATCAGATCCACCTTTACCACCACCCATTGGCAATGTTGTTAAGCTGTTTTTGAAAGTCTGCTCGAAAGCTAAAAACTTCAAAATACTTAAATTAACAGAAGGGTGAAAACGCAAACCACCTTTGTAAGGTCCGATTGCTGAGTTCATCTGGATACGATATCCTTTATTAACCTGGATTTCTCCTTTGTCGTTTAACCAGTTCACTCTGAACAAGATAACACGTTCAGGTTCTACCATACGCTCTAAAAGCATTTTGTTCTGGTATTTTTTATTTTCTTCAATAAAAGGAATTACCGTTTCGGCAACTTCTAAAACTGCTTGTAAAAACTCTGATTCATTCGGGTTTTTTTGACTAACCGAATCCATAAAAGCGGTAATACTTTGTGACATGATTATTAGATTATTAACATTTAAGAAAACGTTTTCGTTATTTACGACAAAGGTAATCGAAAATGACATTTATTGAATATTTTTTTACGATTCTCTTAAACTTTTATTTAATATACAGTAAACCAAGAAAAAAGACATTTTAGGTTTTGCTTTTTAAAGTAAATTACTACCGATATATCTAATATTTTAATATTTTTAATAAATATTCATCAATACAGCTCTTTATACTTCTTAGTTGCTCCTCTTTTTATATATTTGCCGGGATTTGAAAGCCCAAACCTATGCTCAAACCTATAATACTCACGTTATTTGCCTTTCTGGGCATCTCAACAATATCGACTGCACAATCAAGACTGGCTCACGAAGTTGGTTTAATATTCGGCCCTGTAACTTTTCAGTCTGATTTTGGAGAAAGAAACGATCTGGACACTAATCTTGGAAATACCGGATTTGGAGTTGGATTGGTTCACTTTATCAATTTTTCCAGCAACAGTAACAGAGAAAGATTCTTCTCGGAACATTTCAAAGTCAGATCAGAACTATCATTCAATAGCACAAAACTGAATCACTTTGGAAAATGGACAGAGAAAAAACCTGAAACACTAGGCGTTAGACAACTCAAAGCCATGCAAGGAAAATCGACTGTAATAAGTCTTGGATCCCAACTGGAATTTTCTCCCCTGAAAATACATTATTATGAAAATTCCGTAGGTGCTTTCAGTCCTTATGTAAGTTTAGGTTTCTTGGTAAGTTATTATACTACAGAAGTTAGTTCGAGTCTTGGCAAGTTGGGAAGTCCCGAAGCTACATTTCCTAAATACCTGACTCCTTCAGATGGCCGTCAATTTGGCTTTTCAAGTGAAAATGGTGTCGTTTTATCGGGTACTGCCGGAATTGGTGTTCATTATAAATTAAATGAAATGAGCGATTTAATGCTTGAAGGTCGTTTTCAAGCTTTTAGCTCTGACTGGGTGGACGGTCTAAATCCGAATAAGAAAATTTACAAAGAAAACAAATCAAACGACGCTCAGATTTGGTTTAATATAGGATATATTCAATACTTATAATTTTATAAATCCCAAATAAAAAATCCCAAATTCCAAAATAATACAAATTGGAATTTGGGATTTTTTTTATACCTTTTTTTTATGCTAAAGCCTGCTCTAAGTCGGCAATTAAGTCTTCGGCATCTTCAATACCAACACTCAATCGAACTAAATCATCGGTAATACCCACTTCAGCTCTTTTATCTGCCGGAATCGATGCGTGTGTCATCAAAGCCGGATGATTGGCCAAAGATTCTACACCGCCTAAAGACTCTGCCAAAGTAAAAACTTTCAACTTCTCTAAAAACGCAATCGAATCTTCTTTCTTTCCTGATTTAAAAGTAAAAGAAACCATTCCTCCAAAAGCTTTCATTTGCTTTTTGGCAATTTCATGAAAAGGATGACTTTCTAAACCCGGATAATAAACCGTATCGATCTTAGGATGATTGCATAGATATTCTACCACTTTCTCTCCGTTTTCACAATGTCTCTGTACTCTTAATGAAAGTGTTTTGATTCCTCGCAAAACCAAGAAACTGTCCATTGGCCCCAATGTCGCTCCCGTTGCAAACTGCTGAAAATGCAGCTGATCTCCTAAAGCTTCATCTTTTACGATTAAAGCACCGGCAATTACATCTGAGTGACCTCCTAAATATTTTGTTGCAGAGTGCATTACGATATCCGCACCCAAATCAAGAGGTTTTTGTAGATAAGGTGTTGCAAAAGTATTATCGACAGCAAATAAAATATTATTGGCTTTTGTAATTTTGGCTACCTCCTGAATGTCCGCTAATTTCATCAACGGATTGGTTGGTGTCTCCACCCAGATCAGTTTCGTATTTTCATTGATTAATGATTTCAATTTCTCAATATCTGTCATATCAACAAAGTGGAACTTAATTCCTGAATCTTTATATACTCTGGAGAACATTCTGTACGTTCCTCCATACAAATCATCCATTGCGATAATCTCATCACCGGCTTTAAACGATCTCAAGATACAATCTGTTGCCGCCAAACCTGATGAAAAAGCCAATCCACGAGTACCATTTTCAATACTGGCCAAAGCATTTTCTAAAGCTGAACGCGTTGGATTTGAAGCACGGCTATACTCATAATCTGCCAAAGGCTTACCCGGACTCGTTTGTATAAAAGTTGAAGTTTGGTACACCGGAGGCATAACTGCTCCTGTAGCAGGATCATGATGCTGACCCCCATGTATTACTTTAGTATTGAATTTCATATGGTTATAAATTTTAAATCCTTAATTCTGGTACAAATTTACCGTTTAATTTATTTTAATCCTGATACAACTTCTTACCTTTGTATATAATTAACACTTTTCGATATGAAACATTATCCCTTTTTAATCTTTTTGCTTTTAACATTTGTAAGCTGCAGCAAAGAACTGTCATTTGAAAATGAGTCATTTGAAAAAGAATCGACAATTCCTTGCGAAAAGGACTGTCCGAAAATAACAATCGACGTTCCCATTGCAAAAAATATTCCTGTTGTAGCGGACAGTATTAATAAAAAAGTTTTCTCAGTGATAAAAGAGATCGTCTATTTTGAAGAAGATCCCAAAAAAGCTAACGACTACAAATCTTTGGCAGCCTCTTTTATCGCCTCTTACGAAGAAATGCATAAAAAATTCCCAACAGAAACTTTCGGATGGGAAGCAACCGTAAAAGGGAATGTCGAATTTGAATCAGACGAAATCATCAATATCAAAATTGACCATTATACCTTTACAGGCGGAGCACACGGCTATCAGGGATATCGTTCTTTATTGTTTCATTCTAAAACCGGAAAAACAATCTTTACCGATCAGCTCTTTAAAAACGAAAAAGAATTTATAGCTTATGCCGAAAAAGAATTCCGTAAAAAATATAAAATTCCTGAAAAATCAAACATCAATGCAACAGGTCTAATGTTCGAAAATGACAAATTCCACCTGCCACAGAACATTTTTTATACGAAAGAAGGATTGCTCTTATATTACAACTCGTACGAAGCCGCTTCTTATGCCGACGGCCCAAAAGAGCTTTTATTTCCGTACGATGAAGTCAGCAAGTATTTAAAATATCACTAATTTTAAGCCAAAACTGTACGTGCCAAAAAGCCCTAGAATCTCAGAACCTTAGCACCTTTGCCACTCTGTACCTTTGTACCTCTACTTAGCCCCTTCCTGAACATCATATTTCATCTTACGCAAAACCCGAAGTGCTTCTTTAAACGATAGGTAAATATTCCCGAAAGGTTTTAAAAGCAATTTGGCATCAATCAATTTTTGTTTGGCATCCTCAAAACCGTTCAGATGACAGATCATAAAAGTAGAAGGCAGATTCTCCAGATCTTTTAATTCGCGCCCTGATAAAGTGATTCCTTTCTGAAGTTTTTGGAGCAGAGCGATATTTGAATTGTAAATATGATACAACATTTTCCGATTGAATTCAGGGGGCTGAAAAAGCATTTCACTTTCAATTTTATAATAGCCGTTGTCAAAAAAATGAATGGTTTGCTTTTCCAACGGATAATAACTGGTCTTGTCATTTAACCCCAGCGGAACATATTCAGTTATGGTAAAACTATCCTCGTCATAAACAATAGTAACCACATCCTGAGCAGAATAAAAAAGCTTAATCTGTTCGTTTATCAACTCAATATCAACACGCGATAAGAACGTTTTATCTCTGGATTTTTTAGGAACTCCTGCCCAACAGATCACAAACAATTCTTTAAAAACATGGTACTTCGGCGACATGTCTTTG
It encodes the following:
- a CDS encoding DUF4163 domain-containing protein, with product MKHYPFLIFLLLTFVSCSKELSFENESFEKESTIPCEKDCPKITIDVPIAKNIPVVADSINKKVFSVIKEIVYFEEDPKKANDYKSLAASFIASYEEMHKKFPTETFGWEATVKGNVEFESDEIINIKIDHYTFTGGAHGYQGYRSLLFHSKTGKTIFTDQLFKNEKEFIAYAEKEFRKKYKIPEKSNINATGLMFENDKFHLPQNIFYTKEGLLLYYNSYEAASYADGPKELLFPYDEVSKYLKYH
- a CDS encoding ATP-binding protein: MINKRLLIKNLLAHNDESSFYDKKRQLNLHSREGKGKFLKHICALSNSNPTNNSYIVVGVEDHDNEIVGDDFFDDSRIQNLVNAFLENPPKIQYENVPFPNLPKDKVIGLVTIKPKRKISYFKKGIHTILANSIFMRRGSNSVPVEGEVEKNYQNTETVIGIENSSRNSIQYTLDGVIDFMNFRHKDMSPKYHVFKELFVICWAGVPKKSRDKTFLSRVDIELINEQIKLFYSAQDVVTIVYDEDSFTITEYVPLGLNDKTSYYPLEKQTIHFFDNGYYKIESEMLFQPPEFNRKMLYHIYNSNIALLQKLQKGITLSGRELKDLENLPSTFMICHLNGFEDAKQKLIDAKLLLKPFGNIYLSFKEALRVLRKMKYDVQEGAK
- a CDS encoding cystathionine gamma-synthase, which encodes MKFNTKVIHGGQHHDPATGAVMPPVYQTSTFIQTSPGKPLADYEYSRASNPTRSALENALASIENGTRGLAFSSGLAATDCILRSFKAGDEIIAMDDLYGGTYRMFSRVYKDSGIKFHFVDMTDIEKLKSLINENTKLIWVETPTNPLMKLADIQEVAKITKANNILFAVDNTFATPYLQKPLDLGADIVMHSATKYLGGHSDVIAGALIVKDEALGDQLHFQQFATGATLGPMDSFLVLRGIKTLSLRVQRHCENGEKVVEYLCNHPKIDTVYYPGLESHPFHEIAKKQMKAFGGMVSFTFKSGKKEDSIAFLEKLKVFTLAESLGGVESLANHPALMTHASIPADKRAEVGITDDLVRLSVGIEDAEDLIADLEQALA
- a CDS encoding glutamate dehydrogenase encodes the protein MLKPIILTLFAFLGISTISTAQSRLAHEVGLIFGPVTFQSDFGERNDLDTNLGNTGFGVGLVHFINFSSNSNRERFFSEHFKVRSELSFNSTKLNHFGKWTEKKPETLGVRQLKAMQGKSTVISLGSQLEFSPLKIHYYENSVGAFSPYVSLGFLVSYYTTEVSSSLGKLGSPEATFPKYLTPSDGRQFGFSSENGVVLSGTAGIGVHYKLNEMSDLMLEGRFQAFSSDWVDGLNPNKKIYKENKSNDAQIWFNIGYIQYL